In a single window of the Vitis vinifera cultivar Pinot Noir 40024 chromosome 6, ASM3070453v1 genome:
- the LOC100251782 gene encoding uncharacterized protein LOC100251782 produces the protein MDSRLGGFVDSINDFELNGQAFLTDSDQFPNFENGFKFDSHSPLDFNFLDRPVLPPDMNLGAFAPSSSLSPDGDSSDEGDDSFLKYVSQVLMEENLEDKACMFHDPLALQAAERSFYEVLGGQNPPSRNQTHQIVDSPDDNAWSSFSDYSSYSSPSNGSSNSVNHQWITDPGNSTNHQWVVDPGDLNYKSSFLLNPLPENYVFSSTIGSGSQSSTNSFDSFSKTGNEAPSPVLVPNIFSDSESVLQFKRGVEEASKFLPKATNLVIDLENGTLPPQSKVETQRVVVKTEKDERENSPKWLRGRKNLHREDHELEERSRKQSAVHLEEDEDELSEMFDRVLLCSDPKAERSYYCTGEEDCNSLQQSEHPQSNAEKTRTKKSSKEVVDLRTLLIHCAQVVSTYDLRTANELLKQIRQHSSPFGDGSQRLAHFFAEGLEARLAGTGTEIYTVLASKKVSAAAMLKAYELFLAACPYKMISIFFANHMILRLAEKAKVLHIIDFGILYGFQWPGLIQRLSARPGGPPKLRITGIELPQPGFRPAERVEETGRRLARYCERFNVPFEYNAIAKKWETIQIEDLKVDSNEVIAVNSMFRFKNLLDETIVVDSPRNAVLGLIRKINPHIFIHSITNGSYNAPFFVTRFREALFHFSAVFDALGNNIASENEHRLMYEKEFLGQEVMNVIACEGSERVERPETYRQWQVRTLNAGFRQLPLNQELTKKLKTKVKLGHHKDFLVDEDGNWLLQGWKGRVLFASSCWIPAVQISALDPRLRGFVDAMNGIEFNGQAFLTGSDQYPNFENGFTFDAHSPLDLNFLDHPFLPPDVNLGVFAQSSSLSPDGDSSDDGDSSDSFLKYVSQVLMEENLEDKACMFHDPLAVQAAEKSFYDVLGGQNPTFRSEPPVHVDQVVDSPDDSVSGSSSDYGSYSSRINGTSNLQWSADAHNSANHQWVVDPGDRNYKSSFLQNPLPENYVFGSALGSASPSSVTSSDSFSNIGNGVVDSSPKTVLVPNIFSDSESILQFKRGVEEASKFLPKATNLVIDLGNGTLPPQSKVETQRVVVKTEKDERENSPKWLRRRKNLHRADIELEEGRRSKLSAVDLEEDDDELSEMFDKVLLCSDDKAEPSYYCTGDEDLHNGICNTWQVYGSAHSNGEKTRIRKQSSGKEVVDFGTLLIQCAQAVSADDHRTANELLKQIRQHSSPFGDGYQRLAHCFADGLEARLAGTGTEIYTVLASKKVSAAAMLKAYELFLAACPFKKISAFFANHMILRLAEKATVIHVIDFGILYGFQWPIFIQRLSARPGGPPKLRITGIELPQPGFRPAERVEETGRRLAKYCERFNVPFEYNAIAQKWETIRIEDLKIDRNEAIAVNCLFRSKNLLDETIVVDSPRNAVLGLIRKINPQIFVHSIINGSYNAPFFVTRFREALFHFSAVFDVLDNNAPRENEQRLMFEKEFCGREVMNVIACEGSQRVERPETYKQWHVRTLKAGFRQLKLDQQLAKKLKTKVKVGHHKDFLVDKDGDWLLQGWKGRVLYASSCWIPT, from the exons ATGGATTCCCGTTTGGGTGGGTTTGTTGATTCGATTAACGATTTCGAACTGAATGGTCAGGCCTTTTTGACCGATTCAGATCAGTTTCCAAATTTTGAGAATGGATTCAAATTCGATTCTCACTCGCCTCTAGATTTTAACTTCTTGGATCGTCCTGTTCTTCCTCCTGATATGAACCTGGGTGCGTTTGCTCCATCTTCGAGCTTGAGCCCAGATGGAGATTCTTCTGATGAAGGTGATGATAGTTTTCTCAAGTACGTAAGCCAGGTGCTTATGGAAGAGAATCTGGAGGACAAAGCTTGTATGTTCCATGACCCGCTGGCGCTACAAGCTGCTGAGAGGTCGTTTTACGAGGTTCTTGGTGGGCAAAATCCTCCTTCCCGGAATCAAACCCATCAAATTGTTGACAGTCCTGATGATAATGCTTGGAGTAGTTTCAGTGATTATAGTAGTTATAGCAGTCCTAGTAATGGCTCTAGCAATTCGGTGAACCATCAGTGGATTACTGATCCTGGCAATTCCACGAACCATCAGTGGGTCGTTGATCCTGGTGATCTTAACTACAAATCCTCTTTCTTACTGAACCCTCTACCTGAAAACTATGTTTTCAGCTCGACTATAGGATCTGGCTCACAGTCCTCCACAAACTCTTTTGATAGTTTCAGTAAGACTGGTAACGAGGCACCAAGCCCAGTCTTggttccaaatatttttagtgataGCGAATCGGTGTTGCAGTTTAAGAGAGGAGTAGAGGAAGCTAGTAAATTCCTTCCTAAGGCTACTAATCTTGTTATTGATCTGGAGAATGGCACATTGCCCCCACAATCAAAGGTGGAGACTCAAAGGGTGGTCGTGAAGacagagaaggatgagagggaGAATTCACCTAAATGGTTGAGGGGACGAAAGAATCTTCACAGAGAAGATCATGAATTAGAAGAAAGGAGTAGAAAGCAGTCAGCAGTTCATCTGGAAGAAGACGAAGATGAGCTATCAGAGATGTTTGATAGGGTATTGCTATGTTCTGATCCTAAAGCAGAGCGTTCTTACTACTGTACTGGGGAAGAAGACTGCAATAGCTTGCAGCAGTCTGAACATCCACAGTCTAATGCTGAAAAGACACGCACTAAGAAGTCATCTAAGGAAGTGGTGGATTTGAGAACTCTGTTGATTCACTGTGCACAAGTTGTCTCTACCTATGATCTCAGGACTGCAAATGAACTACTAAAGCAGATTAGGCAGCACTCTTCCCCTTTTGGTGATGGATCGCAGAGGTTGGCTCATTTCTTTGCTGAAGGCCTGGAAGCACGCTTGGCAGGCACTGGGACAGAGATTTATACTGTCCTAGCTTCCAAGAAGGTGTCAGCTGCTGCTATGTTGAAAGCTTACGAACTTTTCCTTGCAGCCTGCCCATACAAGATGATCTCTATTTTCTTTGCGAACCATATGATTTTGCGTTTAGCTGAGAAAGCAAAAGTGCTTCATATTATAGATTTTGGTATCTTATACGGCTTCCAATGGCCTGGCCTCATCCAACGTCTCTCAGCAAGACCTGGAGGGCCTCCCAAGCTTCGAATTACAGGAATAGAGCTTCCCCAACCGGGTTTCCGGCCAGCAGAAAGAGTTGAGGAGACAGGGCGCCGACTGGCAAGGTATTGTGAACGATTCAATGTTCCATTTGAGTACAATGCCATAGCAAAGAAGTGGGAAACTATCCAAATTGAGGATCTCAAGGTTGACAGCAATGAGGTAATTGCTGTGAACAGCATGTTCCGGTTTAAGAATTTACTTGATGAGACAATTGTGGTGGACAGCCCAAGGAATGCGGTTTTGGGCTTAATCAGGAAAATTAATCCTCATATTTTCATCCATTCCATCACTAATGGTTCGTATAATGCACCATTCTTTGTCACACGGTTCCGGGAAGCACTGTTTCACTTCTCTGCAGTGTTTGATGCGTTGGGTAACAACATAGCCAGTGAAAATGAGCACAGGTTAATGTATGAGAAAGAATTCCTGGGGCAGGAGGTGATGAACGTCATAGCATGTGAGGGTTCTGAAAGGGTTGAGAGGCCTGAGACATACAGGCAGTGGCAGGTTCGGACCCTGAATGCTGGGTTCAGACAGCTCCCATTAAATCAGGAGCTCACAAAGAAATTGAAGACCAAGGTTAAGTTGGGTCACCACAAGGATTTTTTGGTGGATGAAGATGGGAATTGGCTGCTGCAGGGTTGGAAGGGACGAGTTCTCTTCGCTTCCTCCTGTTGGATACCCGC GGTTCAGATTTCGGCTTTGGATCCACGTTTGAGGGGATTTGTTGATGCGATGAATGGTATCGAATTCAATGGTCAAGCCTTTTTGACTGGTTCAGATCAGTATCCgaattttgaaaatggattCACATTTGATGCTCACTCGCCTCTAGATCTTAACTTCTTAGATCATCCTTTTCTTCCTCCTGATGTGAACCTGGGTGTGTTTGCTCAATCTTCGAGCTTGAGCCCAGATGGAGATTCTTCCGATGACGGTGACTCTTCTGATAGTTTTCTCAAGTACGTAAGCCAGGTGCTTATGGAAGAGAATCTGGAGGATAAAGCCTGTATGTTCCACGATCCGCTGGCGGTACAAGCTGCTGAGAAGTCGTTTTACGACGTTCTTGGTGGGCAAAATCCTACCTTCCGGAGTGAGCCCCCTGTTCATGTTGACCAAGTTGTTGACAGCCCGGATGATAGCGTTTCGGGCAGTAGCAGTGACTATGGTAGTTATAGCAGTCGTATCAATGGTACTAGTAATCTTCAGTGGAGTGCTGATGCTCACAATTCTGCGAACCATCAGTGGGTTGTTGATCCCGGTGATCGTAACTACAAATCCTCTTTCCTACAAAACCCTCTTcctgaaaattatgtttttgggTCTGCTTTAGGATCAGCTTCGCCGTCTTCTGTCACCTCTTCTGATAGCTTCAGTAACATCGGTAATGGAGTTGTTGACTCTTCACCAAAAACAGTCTTggttccaaatatttttagtgataGTGAGTCGATCTTGCAGTTCAAGAGAGGGGTAGAGGAAGCTAGTAAATTCCTTCCTAAGGCTACTAATCTTGTTATTGATCTGGGGAATGGCACATTGCCTCCACAATCAAAGGTGGAGACTCAAAGGGTGGTTGTGAAGacagagaaggatgagagggaGAATTCGCCTAAATGGTTAAGGAGAAGAAagaatcttcacagggctgATATCGAATTAGAAGAAGGAAGGAGAAGCAAGCTGTCAGCCGTTGATTTGGAAGAAGACGATGATGAGCTATCGGAGATGTTTGATAAGGTGTTGCTATGTTCTGATGATAAAGCAGAGCCTTCTTACTATTGTACTGGTGATGAAGACCTGCATAATGGAATTTGCAATACCTGGCAGGTGTATGGAAGTGCACACTCTAATGGTGAAAAGACACGCATTAGAAAGCAGTCCAGTGGGAAGGAGGTTGTGGATTTTGGGACTCTGTTGATTCAGTGTGCACAAGCCGTCTCTGCTGATGATCACCGGACTGCTAATGAACTATTAAAGCAGATTAGGCAGCACTCATCCCCTTTTGGTGATGGTTATCAGAGGTTAGCTCATTGCTTTGCTGATGGCTTGGAAGCACGCTTGGCAGGCACTGGGACAGAGATTTATACTGTCCTAGCTTCCAAGAAGGTGTCAGCGGCTGCTATGTTGAAAGCTTATGAACTTTTTCTTGCAGCCTGCCCATTCAAGAAGATCTCTGCTTTCTTTGCAAACCATATGATTTTACGTCTAGCTGAGAAAGCAACAGTGATTCATGTCATCGATTTTGGTATCCTATATGGTTTTCAATGGCCCATCTTCATTCAACGACTCTCAGCCAGACCTGGAGGGCCTCCCAAGCTTCGAATTACAGGAATAGAGCTTCCCCAACCGGGCTTCCGGCCAGCAGAAAGAGTTGAGGAGACAGGGCGTCGACTGGCAAAATATTGTGAACGATTCAATGTTCCATTTGAGTACAATGCCATAGCACAGAAGTGGGAAACTATCCGAATTGAGGATCTTAAGATTGACAGGAATGAGGCGATTGCTGTGAACTGTCTCTTCCGGTCTAAAAACTTACTTGATGAGACAATTGTGGTGGACAGCCCAAGGAATGCTGTTTTGGGCTTAATCAGGAAAATCAACCCTCAGATTTTTGTCCATTCTATTATTAATGGTTCCTACAATGCCCCGTTTTTTGTCACACGGTTCCGGGAAGCACTGTTTCACTTCTCTGCAGTGTTTGACGTTTTGGATAATAACGCACCCCGTGAAAATGAGCAGAGGTTGATGTTTGAGAAAGAATTCTGCGGGCGGGAGGTGATGAATGTGATCGCATGTGAAGGATCCCAGAGGGTCGAGAGGCCGGAGACATACAAGCAGTGGCACGTTCGGACTCTGAAAGCTGGGTTCAGGCAACTCAAGTTAGATCAGCAGCtcgcaaagaaattgaagaccAAGGTGAAAGTGGGCCATCATAAGGATTTTTTGGTTGATAAAGATGGGGATTGGCTGCTGCAGGGTTGGAAGGGCCGAGTTCTCTATGCTTCCTCCTGCTGGATTCCCACGTAA
- the LOC100257090 gene encoding telomere repeat-binding protein 5, producing the protein MVLQKRLDYGFNGYQVPATPRATRSARRRGLFRKKVEDNQMFAFDLLATVAGKLLLEGEKSPDSVNTSNGKEQCVIAEDQVKNEGHAEDKPLKIEPCDQGNSGGSFIVSELSSQMPSQKYCLREFPRPQNDACSALASVITSDCSEKVGCAEKLVIGNGKNETESFASKVEVGSSGFREFNDRKLENETKRQIKVEPIKTGRAILNTGAGMFGSEDPVVWDGKPSVLVSSNSSAEVPPCRDNIPCGSFPLCRGDVKVVSRDDDDNSSGCTQPSTSTKSFRPLPRIGDRRIRKLLASKYWKVTPKLKEDGLSNVDGEVKPIYRNKRNCYKRQRSQRNYPFKKRKLLYCSSVSNSEGGNGSQRISDSPQMGINSDASGSGLKLHGGISTSASVAGQHTSFISRDSHVKLRIKSFRVPELFIEIPETATVGSLKRTVMEAVTAILGGGLRVGVLLRGKKVRDDSKTLQQTGISQDDQMDALGFTLEPNPSQAPQALCPGDNPFLLPYDTPQPLKRYPPTPTVAHQGTSDASPDPPVTNLCDFVESDHDSAPSPDTDMSIDKSVTDSKALVSVPAMSMEALAVVPVHRKSKRSEIVQRRIRRPFSVSEVEALVQAVEKLGTGRWRDVKLRAFDNAKHRTYVDLKDKWKTLVHTARISPQQRRGEPVPQELLDRVLTAHAYWSQQQAKQQLKHQSETCLLL; encoded by the exons ATGGTGTTGCAGAAGAGGTTAGATTACGGATTTAATGGCTATCAGGTCCCTGCCACTCCCCGAGCTACCAGATCGGCAAGG agGAGGGGTTTATTTAGGAAAAAAGTTGAAGACAATCAAATGTTCGCATTTGATTTATTGGCTACAGTAGCTGGCAAATTATTGCTGGAGGGAGAAAAATCTCCGGATTCTGTTAATACATCTAATGGAAAAGAGCAGTGTGTTATTGCTGAAGATCAAGTAAAAAATGAAGGACATGCTGAGGATAAACCATTGAAAATAGAACCTTGTGATCAAGGAAACTCGGGTGGGAGTTTCattgtttctgagctttcctcacaaATGCCTAGTCAAAAATACTGTCTGAGGGAATTTCCACGTCCTCAGAATGATGCATGCTCAGCACTTGCTTCTGTTATAACTTCTGATTGCTCAGAGAAGGTTGGATGTGCAGAGAAATTGGTGATTGGAAATGGCAAGAATGAAACTGAAAGTTTTGCTAGCAAAGTCGAGGTAGGCTCCTCAGGATTCAGGGAGTTTAATGACCGGAAATTAGAGAATGAAACTAAAAGACAGATTAAAGTAGAACCAATTAAGACTGGAAGGGCAATACTCAATACTGGGGCCGGTATGTTCGGATCAGAGGACCCGGTGGTTTGGGATGGGAAACCTTCTGTACTTGTCAGTTCAAACAGTAGTGCTGAAGTCCCTCCATGCAGAGATAATATTCCTTGTGGTTCTTTTCCCCTATGTCGGGGTGATGTAAAAGTAGTTAGTAGAGATGATGACGATAACTCTTCTGGGTGCACTCAACCTAGCACCTCGACAAAGTCGTTCAGACCCCTGCCACGTATTGGAGACCGGAGAATAAGAAAGTTATTAGCATCCAAATATTGGAAAGTGACCCCAAAATTGAAGGAGGATGGACTTTCTAATGTTG atgGGGAAGTAAAGCCCATTTACCGCAACAAAAGGAACTGTTACAAACGCCAGAGGTCTCAAAGAAATTATCCCTTCAAAAAGAGGAAACTTCTTTATTGTAGTTCTGTATCAAATTCAGAAGGAGGAAATGGTAGTCAAAGAATTTCTGATTCACCTCAGATGGGCATTAACAGTGATGCTTCTGGTTCTGGTCTCAAATTGCATGGAG GCATTAGCACATCAGCTTCAGTAGCAGGCCAACACACATCATTCATATCCAGGGATTCTCACG TGAAGCTTAGGATCAAGTCTTTCAGGGTGCCAGAGCTCTTTATAGAGATTCCAGAAACTGCAACTGTTGGTTCCCTCAAG AGGACAGTTATGGAGGCAGTGACTGCTATACTTGGAGGTGGACTACGTGTCGGTGTGCTTCTTCGAGGCAAGAAGGTTAGGGATGATAGCAAAACCCTGCAGCAGACTGGAATTTCTCAAGATGACCAGATGGATGCTTTAGGATTTACCCTGGAGCCTAACCCTTCACAAGCTCCCCAAGCTCTGTGTCCAGGAGATAATCCCTTTCTGCTTCCTTACGACACACCTCAGCCTCTAAAAAG GTACCCACCCACTCCCACGGTAGCTCATCAGGGAACTTCTGATGCCTCTCCTGATCCTCCAGTGACTAATTTATGCGACTTTGTTGAAAGTGATCATGACTCAGCACCCTCTCCTGACACTGACATGTCAATTGACAAAAGTGTAACAGATTCTAAAGCGCTGGTGTCTGTTCCTGCGATGAGTATGGAGGCACTAGCTGTGGTTCCTGTGCACCGAAAATCCAAGCGATCTGAGATTGTGCAACGTCGAATTCGTCGACCTTTTTCTGTTTCTGAAGTGGAGGCACTAGTTCAAGCAGTCGAGAAACTTGGAACTGGAAG GTGGCGTGATGTGAAACTGCGAGCTTTTGATAATGCAAAACACCGAACTTATGTAGATTTGAAG GACAAGTGGAAAACTCTGGTGCACACGGCAAGAATATCCCCTCAGCAAAGGAGGGGTGAGCCTGTTCCCCAGGAACTCCTGGATAGGGTCCTAACTGCCCACGCTTACTGGTCTCAACAGCAAGCCAAACAGCAGCTCAAACACCAATCGGAGACCTGCCTTCTCCTCTGA